The Lycium barbarum isolate Lr01 chromosome 10, ASM1917538v2, whole genome shotgun sequence genome includes a region encoding these proteins:
- the LOC132613145 gene encoding uncharacterized protein LOC132613145, producing MDNSRNKNWMNCDRLSKEYLDGVDDFIKHAFSGKQDGEKIACPCTECVLIYQANRATAYDHLVVNGIMPSYDTWFCHGEPLKGSNNTKGNNRSQSTLRGDDMRRMIHDAFGGSTQFMDSEVSERGEMDPNLQENTAHPSGYEPHLEMDKFERLMKEANEELYPGCQKFSKLSFLLHIYRTKCMFKWSNESFNALLGLLKDALPEGEKLPPSFYETKKIVEGLGLKYEKIDACPNDCMLFRKEFASKDVNECKICGASRWKNNARKIPLKVLRYFPLKPRLQRLFMSSETSKAMRWHHEERSKDGVLRHPADSEAWKSLDNKYPEFAKDPRNVWLVLASDGFNPFGTMRTVHSTWPVILMPYNLPPWMCMKQEFFILSLLIPGPKAPGNNIDVFFQPLIEKLNELWDVGVETYDASTKEIFQMRAALMWTINDFPAYGTLSGCSTYGRFACPSCNINTQYTIVVLWSFQRLKVMQVQVTMLQSLQISHIMVG from the coding sequence ATGGATAATTCTAGAAATAAAAACTGGATGAATTGTGATAGACTAAGTAAAGAATACTTGGATGGAGTAGATGATTTTATAAAGCATGCCTTTTCTGGAAAACAAGATGGAGAAAAAATTGCATGTCCTTGTACGGAATGTGTGCTTATTTATCAAGCAAATCGGGCTACCGCATATGATCATCTTGTGGTTAATGGTATCATGCCATCGTATGATACTTGGTTTTGTCATGGGGAGCCTTTAAAGGGATCAAACAATACTAAAGGAAACAACCGCAGCCAATCAACTTTGAGGGGCGATGACATGAGAAGAATGATACATGATGCCTTCGGAGGCTCTACACAGTTCATGGATAGTGAGGTAAGTGAAAGGGGCGAGATGGATCCAAATCTACAAGAAAATACTGCTCATCCATCCGGATATGAACCTCATCTAGAGATGGATAAGTTTGAACGGCTCATGAAGGAGGCAAATGAAGAACTATATCCTGGATGCCAGAAGTTTAGCAAACTATCCTTTTTGCTGCATATCTATCGTACAAAATGCATGTTCAAATGGTCAAATGAATCTTTTAATGCTCTACTTGGACTATTGAAGGATGCGCTGCCTGAAGGGGAAAAATTGCCTCCTTCTTTCTATGAGACTAAAAAGATAGTTGAAGGCTTGGGCTTAAAGTATGAAAAGATTGATGCTTGTCCCAATGACTGCATGCTTTTTAGGAAAGAGTTTGCTAGCAAGGATGTTAATGAATGCAAAATTTGTGGGGCCTCTAGATGGAAAAATAATGCTAGAAAAATTCCACTCAAGGTCCTTAggtattttcctttaaaaccaaGGCTGCAAAGATTGTTTATGTCTTCAGAAACTTCTAAAGCAATGCGATGGCATCATGAAGAGCGCAGCAAAGATGGAGTTCTTCGGCATCCTGCAGATTCTGAAGCTTGGAAAAGTTTAGATAATAAATATCCCGAATTTGCTAAAGATCCTCGCAATGTCTGGCTGGTATTAGCTTCTGATGGGTTTAATCCATTTGGCACAATGCGAACTGTTCATAGCACATGGCCAGTGATTTTAATGCCATATAATCTTCCACCATGGATGTGCATGAAGCAAGAGTTCTTCATTCTATCCTTACTTATTCCTGGACCAAAAGCGCCTGGCAATAATATTGATGTCTTCTTCCAACCTTTAATAGAAAAGTTAAATGAATTATGGGATGTCGGGGTAGAAACATATGATGCCTCTACTAAGGAGATATTTCAAATGCGAGCAGCTCTCATGTGGACTATAAATGATTTTCCAGCATATGGTACTCTCTCTGGATGCAGCACTTATGGTCGGTTTGCATGCCCTTCTTGCAACATAAACACTCAATATACCATAGTGGTGTTATGGTCATTTCAAAGACTGAAAGTTATGCAAGTACAAGTGACAATGCTCCAAAGTCTGCAAATATCACATATTATGGTAGGGTGA